One window of Dermacentor albipictus isolate Rhodes 1998 colony chromosome 9, USDA_Dalb.pri_finalv2, whole genome shotgun sequence genomic DNA carries:
- the LOC139049607 gene encoding uncharacterized protein isoform X5, whose product MTEQRNGEQTPSALTFIAEATPRSSREGSDGALGASDDYLTYMDEYIEDELKASNRKTDATEVNDASDIGSTNYAPAVTTDRTDHARPSTSRAGTEKVSCTTKDIAR is encoded by the exons ATGACTGAACAAAGGAATGGTGAACAGACGCCTTCCGCATTAACCTTCATCGCCGAAGCAACCCCGCGTTCAAGCCGTGAAGGCAGTGACGGTGCCTTAGGTGCTTCCGACGATTACCTTAC GTATATGGACGAGTACATCGAGGACGAGTTGAAGGCGTCGAACCGCAAGACCGATGCCACTGAGGTCAATG ATGCCAGTGACATCGGAAGCACCAATTACGCTCCTGCAGTAACCACCGACAGGACCGATCATGCCAGGCCCAGTACGAGCCGCGCTGGCACCGAGAAAGTGTCGTGTACTACGAAAGACATCGCGAG